The Anaplasmataceae bacterium AB001_6 genome has a segment encoding these proteins:
- a CDS encoding HU family DNA-binding protein yields the protein MSSKENTTIKKVDFVNKVYDILKENGSTVVRKNSILDIYDAMIHALDYYMVEACEKKKKNRLANLVVRFSKFGSFSIGIRPACEYSNPQTKAKVKKPQSYRIRFLASEVMKKKLNK from the coding sequence ATGTCTAGTAAAGAAAATACTACTATTAAAAAAGTAGACTTTGTTAATAAAGTTTATGATATCTTGAAAGAGAATGGATCTACTGTTGTAAGAAAGAATTCTATATTAGATATTTATGATGCGATGATTCATGCACTTGATTATTATATGGTAGAGGCGTGTGAAAAAAAGAAAAAGAATAGATTAGCTAATCTTGTTGTTAGATTTTCTAAATTTGGAAGCTTTTCTATTGGTATAAGACCAGCATGTGAATATTCTAATCCTCAAACGAAGGCAAAAGTGAAAAAGCCACAATCTTATAGAATAAGATTTTTAGCAAGTGAGGTTATGAAGAAAAAACTTAATAAATAA
- a CDS encoding inorganic pyrophosphatase, translating into MINIFNSVKNDFTTLSEGINVVIEISKDSYPVKYEICEESGLLVVDRFLPVNMRYPCNYGYIPKTKGGDGDCLDVLVISRYPISPKAVVKVKILGVLVMKDEKGMDEKILTVPCATVDAFYKDFIDIESVSKSELHVIEHFFLHYKDLDDEKFVKIIGWKDVKHAFSLIK; encoded by the coding sequence ATGATTAATATCTTTAACAGTGTGAAAAACGACTTTACAACTTTAAGTGAAGGTATCAATGTTGTTATCGAGATTTCAAAGGATTCTTATCCTGTAAAATATGAAATATGTGAAGAATCAGGTTTACTTGTTGTTGATAGATTTTTGCCTGTCAATATGCGTTATCCATGTAATTATGGTTATATCCCTAAAACCAAAGGCGGGGATGGAGATTGTTTGGATGTTTTAGTTATTTCCAGATATCCTATTTCTCCAAAAGCTGTCGTTAAAGTAAAAATATTGGGTGTACTTGTTATGAAAGATGAAAAAGGCATGGATGAGAAAATTTTAACCGTTCCTTGTGCTACCGTTGATGCTTTTTATAAGGATTTTATTGATATAGAATCTGTATCAAAATCTGAATTGCATGTTATTGAGCACTTTTTTTTACATTATAAAGATTTAGATGATGAAAAGTTTGTTAAGATCATTGGATGGAAAGACGTTAAACATGCATTTAGTCTTATAAAATAA
- the eno gene encoding phosphopyruvate hydratase, translating to MHDILLITDLKAREIIDSRSNPTIEVDLEVNNTIRCSASVPSGASTGILEALEKRDNDSSRFNGKGLIKIVNNINSDLKKELIGKKFVDQKELDNFLINLDATSNKSNLGANVILAISISFARCLAKSRNMDLYRSLALTSNNKKFIIPNPMINVINGGAHADNNLSIQEFMITIENEGNFISTMQKASEIFYNLKNILKKYNLSVNVGDEGGFAPQIDQAEDALKMLVQSIGKYEDSVKIALDAASSEFFKHNKYVVDNRSFDSTELIDYYEELTKKFPIISIEDPIAENDIDGWKKISERLNDKLQIVGDDLFVTNSKILQKGINEKIANAIIIKPNQIGTVTETIDTIKLAKNNNYIPIVSHRSGDTEDTFISHLAVGTGCKWIKTGSISRGERTAKYNELIRIEESIEH from the coding sequence ATGCACGATATTCTTTTGATAACTGATTTAAAAGCAAGAGAAATAATAGACAGCCGTTCTAATCCAACAATTGAAGTAGATCTAGAAGTAAATAATACAATAAGATGTTCTGCTTCTGTTCCCTCAGGCGCATCCACGGGAATCTTAGAAGCTCTAGAAAAAAGAGATAACGACAGTAGTAGATTTAATGGAAAGGGTCTTATAAAGATTGTAAATAACATTAACTCAGACTTGAAAAAGGAATTAATAGGTAAAAAATTTGTTGATCAAAAAGAATTGGATAATTTCCTAATAAATTTAGATGCTACTAGCAATAAGAGCAATTTAGGTGCTAATGTCATATTAGCTATATCTATATCTTTTGCTCGCTGCCTTGCCAAAAGTAGAAATATGGATCTATATAGATCTCTCGCTTTAACAAGTAATAACAAGAAATTTATAATACCAAATCCTATGATTAACGTTATAAATGGTGGTGCACATGCAGATAATAATTTGAGTATACAAGAATTCATGATAACAATAGAAAATGAAGGAAATTTTATATCAACAATGCAAAAAGCATCAGAAATATTTTATAATTTAAAAAATATTCTAAAAAAATATAACTTATCCGTTAATGTCGGAGATGAAGGAGGTTTTGCTCCACAAATTGATCAAGCAGAGGATGCATTAAAAATGCTTGTACAATCAATAGGAAAATATGAAGATAGCGTGAAAATTGCTCTAGATGCAGCATCATCTGAATTTTTCAAGCATAATAAATATGTTGTAGATAACAGATCTTTTGATTCTACTGAACTAATTGATTACTACGAAGAATTAACAAAAAAATTCCCCATAATTTCTATAGAGGATCCAATAGCAGAAAATGATATAGATGGATGGAAAAAAATATCCGAAAGATTAAATGACAAATTGCAAATTGTTGGAGATGATTTATTTGTAACAAATTCTAAAATTTTACAGAAAGGAATAAATGAAAAAATAGCAAATGCTATAATCATAAAGCCAAATCAAATAGGAACTGTTACAGAAACAATAGATACAATAAAATTAGCTAAAAATAATAATTATATACCCATTGTTTCTCATAGATCCGGTGATACTGAAGATACTTTCATCAGTCATCTTGCCGTCGGCACAGGTTGTAAATGGATAAAAACAGGCTCAATTTCCAGAGGTGAAAGAACTGCAAAATATAATGAACTTATTAGAATAGAAGAATCAATAGAACATTAA
- a CDS encoding CCA tRNA nucleotidyltransferase gives MKLITQENWFIKYKKIIDIIHSAGGKAMFVGGCIRDFIVNRKIYDVDIATDIECENLMIIFKKQNLKIIPIGIKHGTVSVFIEKDEVQITTLRRDIECDGRHAIVEFTNNWYEDASRRDFTFNSLYCDLNGKIHDYFNGISDLKNRLVKFINDPTKRINEDHLRILRAFRFCAYINGTIEANSLNACIKYKEKLNKISGERIRTEMLKLLENDFEYRVLKNLYQTSILYIFFPFEINIDSININTKNINNNSIALIRLTYIISLSMENSTKIIEYVSKRWVLSKIEKKIIYELLENNMDLTKLNRILFSKGKDMVVKKLIYMYLQKHIDFENLQKKMLFIDKFIIPKFPITGVDIKQKGIKEGKKIGEIKNFLIEEWHKSNYKLSKKQLLEKIESK, from the coding sequence ATGAAATTAATAACTCAAGAAAATTGGTTCATAAAATACAAAAAAATCATAGATATAATACATTCTGCTGGTGGAAAGGCTATGTTTGTTGGAGGATGTATAAGAGATTTCATTGTAAATAGAAAAATATATGATGTAGATATAGCAACAGATATTGAGTGTGAAAATTTGATGATTATATTTAAAAAACAGAATCTAAAAATTATTCCAATTGGAATAAAACATGGCACAGTAAGTGTTTTTATTGAAAAAGATGAAGTACAAATAACAACACTAAGACGTGATATTGAATGTGATGGAAGGCATGCCATAGTGGAATTTACTAATAATTGGTATGAAGATGCTTCAAGAAGAGATTTCACATTCAACTCTCTTTATTGTGATTTAAATGGAAAAATACACGATTACTTTAACGGAATATCAGATTTAAAAAATCGCTTAGTAAAATTTATTAATGATCCAACAAAAAGAATAAATGAAGACCATTTGAGAATATTAAGAGCTTTTAGATTTTGTGCATATATAAATGGAACAATTGAAGCTAATTCTTTAAATGCCTGCATCAAATACAAAGAAAAATTAAACAAAATATCCGGTGAAAGAATACGTACTGAAATGCTAAAATTACTTGAAAATGATTTCGAATACAGGGTATTAAAAAACCTTTATCAAACATCAATTTTATATATATTTTTTCCCTTTGAAATAAATATAGATTCAATAAATATTAATACTAAAAATATCAACAATAACAGCATAGCATTAATAAGATTAACTTATATTATTTCATTATCTATGGAAAATAGTACAAAAATAATTGAATATGTATCAAAACGTTGGGTTTTATCAAAAATAGAAAAAAAAATCATTTATGAACTTTTAGAAAATAATATGGATTTGACAAAATTAAATAGAATCCTTTTTTCAAAAGGCAAGGACATGGTAGTAAAAAAACTCATTTATATGTATTTACAAAAACATATAGATTTTGAAAATCTACAAAAAAAAATGCTATTTATAGATAAATTTATAATACCAAAATTCCCTATAACAGGAGTGGATATAAAACAAAAAGGTATTAAAGAAGGAAAAAAAATAGGAGAAATAAAGAATTTTTTGATAGAAGAATGGCACAAAAGCAATTATAAATTATCAAAAAAACAATTGTTAGAAAAAATAGAGAGTAAATAA
- a CDS encoding ABC transporter substrate-binding protein: protein MYFGMSGDFNGSSGFLGRSVSIGIKAAFEEFNSKNDIRGQKLRLVTLNDNYEAFYSKKNILRFATDNRMLGIIGSIGSPTSEAVIPIIEEKKILYFAPYSGSKYLHDKNNRYLINYRPNYIDEIKLILNTIFDSNMTIDDIAIFAQDSGNTNKESRYIDIVKEIGLIQDNITPEQINSILYAKYFRNTDYVGSAIKTITDAKKKSIKAFILAGTSLPISDFIKSMKEIYPQSYYFVLSFPTTEGLIYQLCKKNSILCEEFSQRVIVNQLVPDLGKKNDKLVSNFKDSFYKHIEVISEEDRAKMLPFELEPNNSAFEGYISARILIKALQNIDSETKINRETIIDALNSLTSFDLDGSLSLGINQYDNNFSRKIWMKNINGGRVNDFSPSILKEFENFKTSWKDFVE from the coding sequence ATGTATTTTGGAATGTCAGGAGATTTCAATGGGAGTAGTGGCTTTTTAGGAAGGAGTGTTAGTATAGGGATAAAGGCAGCCTTCGAAGAGTTTAATTCTAAAAATGATATAAGAGGCCAAAAATTACGTCTAGTAACTTTAAACGACAATTATGAAGCTTTTTATTCAAAGAAAAATATTTTAAGATTTGCTACTGATAATAGAATGCTTGGAATAATAGGTAGTATTGGGTCTCCTACTTCTGAAGCAGTTATCCCTATTATTGAAGAAAAAAAGATATTATATTTTGCTCCTTATAGTGGATCTAAATATTTGCATGATAAAAATAATAGATATTTAATTAATTATCGTCCTAATTATATTGATGAGATTAAGTTAATTCTCAATACTATTTTTGATAGCAACATGACAATTGATGATATTGCTATATTTGCTCAAGATTCTGGAAATACAAATAAAGAATCTAGGTATATTGATATAGTAAAAGAGATTGGGTTAATACAAGATAATATTACTCCAGAACAGATAAACTCAATTTTGTATGCTAAATATTTTAGAAATACCGATTATGTTGGTAGTGCAATTAAGACAATAACAGATGCAAAAAAGAAAAGTATTAAAGCTTTTATTCTTGCAGGAACTAGTCTGCCTATATCTGATTTTATAAAAAGTATGAAGGAAATTTATCCTCAATCGTATTATTTTGTACTATCTTTTCCGACTACAGAAGGTTTAATATATCAACTTTGTAAAAAGAATAGTATATTATGTGAGGAATTTTCTCAAAGAGTTATTGTAAATCAATTGGTGCCTGATTTGGGAAAGAAAAATGATAAATTAGTAAGTAATTTTAAAGATAGCTTTTATAAACATATAGAAGTTATCAGTGAAGAAGATAGAGCCAAAATGCTTCCTTTTGAATTAGAACCTAATAATTCTGCTTTCGAAGGCTATATAAGCGCTAGAATTTTGATTAAAGCTCTGCAAAATATAGATAGTGAGACAAAAATTAATAGAGAAACAATTATTGATGCACTTAATAGTTTAACTTCTTTTGATTTAGATGGTTCCTTAAGTTTGGGAATAAACCAATATGATAATAATTTTAGTAGAAAAATATGGATGAAAAATATCAATGGTGGAAGAGTCAACGATTTTAGCCCTTCTATTTTGAAAGAGTTTGAAAATTTTAAAACATCTTGGAAAGATTTTGTGGAATAA
- a CDS encoding RluA family pseudouridine synthase → MNKNSGRLLTVHCDNIRLDRFLREHFKSQEVFNIPQSYIEKSVREGMIRVDETRTKSSFILNRNNTVSIDSDVNFLIFKKDLHEKKVVNFSARDLEKITLYEDEFVIVIDKPYGLSVQGGAKIGSRNLIDSIKNIKVNYIPYVVHRIDKHTSGVLVIAKNKENAQYFSNLFANRKVYKKYTAIVLGKVKKPFGVIRSFIDNKGCSITDNKFINSITHYKLIDSSYNVSFIELIPLTGKKHQIRLHMKLIDNPILGDVKYSKYNYIDNIRYKKLNLCAKSIRLNLPNKNIIDISTVEPNHMIENINFFF, encoded by the coding sequence ATGAATAAGAATTCTGGAAGATTATTAACAGTCCATTGTGATAATATTCGTTTAGATCGTTTCTTACGAGAACATTTTAAATCACAAGAGGTTTTTAATATTCCTCAATCTTATATAGAAAAGAGTGTTAGGGAGGGGATGATTAGAGTTGATGAAACTAGAACAAAATCTTCTTTCATTTTAAATAGAAATAATACTGTTTCTATTGATTCTGATGTGAATTTTTTAATATTTAAGAAAGATTTGCATGAAAAAAAGGTAGTTAATTTTTCTGCTCGTGATCTTGAAAAGATTACTCTTTATGAAGATGAATTTGTTATTGTTATCGATAAACCTTACGGTTTATCTGTGCAAGGAGGGGCAAAAATAGGTTCTCGTAATCTTATTGATAGCATAAAAAATATTAAAGTTAATTATATACCTTACGTGGTACATCGAATAGATAAGCACACTTCAGGTGTTTTAGTTATTGCAAAAAATAAAGAGAATGCTCAATATTTTTCTAATTTATTTGCAAATCGTAAAGTATATAAAAAATATACAGCGATTGTTTTAGGCAAAGTTAAAAAGCCGTTTGGTGTAATTCGATCTTTTATAGATAACAAAGGTTGTTCTATTACTGATAATAAATTTATAAATAGTATTACGCATTATAAATTGATTGATTCTTCATATAATGTTTCTTTTATTGAATTAATTCCTTTAACTGGAAAAAAACATCAGATTAGATTGCACATGAAATTAATAGATAATCCTATATTGGGAGATGTAAAATATTCAAAATATAATTATATTGATAATATAAGATATAAAAAATTAAACTTGTGCGCGAAATCCATACGATTAAATTTACCAAATAAAAATATTATTGATATTTCAACTGTTGAACCTAATCATATGATAGAAAATATAAACTTTTTTTTCTGA
- the trxB gene encoding thioredoxin-disulfide reductase, with product MSQKKIVGDRLRAVVIGSGPAGCTASIYFARANIDTILISGDQKGGQLTITTDVENFPGFSKVVQGPFLMSEMILQAKNCGVSLINDNINSIKILNSGFELDGYAATYNADVVVIATGAQAKWLGIPSEDNFRGYGVSGCATCDGMFFSGKDVAVIGGGNTAVEEALYLTRHVNKVYLVHRRDALRADKVLQNRLFNNEKIQCIWNRTVSEILGNEEPKYVTGVRLTSTVNEDDMDLKVEGVFIAIGHSPNTTPFKNIMDLDDVGYIKVKSNTNTYTNIPGIFVAGDVHDKFYKQAVTAAGYGCMAALDAIKFLEERSK from the coding sequence ATGTCTCAGAAAAAAATCGTGGGTGATAGATTAAGAGCTGTAGTTATTGGTTCTGGTCCAGCTGGTTGTACTGCTTCCATATATTTTGCTAGAGCTAATATTGATACTATTTTGATCTCTGGAGATCAGAAAGGAGGGCAGTTAACTATCACTACCGATGTTGAAAATTTTCCTGGATTCTCAAAAGTTGTTCAAGGACCTTTTTTAATGTCTGAAATGATTTTACAAGCTAAAAATTGTGGTGTTTCTTTGATTAACGATAATATTAATTCTATAAAAATTCTAAATTCTGGTTTTGAATTAGACGGTTATGCCGCAACCTATAACGCTGATGTGGTAGTGATTGCAACAGGAGCACAAGCTAAATGGCTTGGCATACCTAGTGAAGATAACTTTAGGGGATACGGAGTGTCAGGTTGCGCTACTTGTGACGGCATGTTTTTTTCTGGAAAAGATGTTGCAGTTATTGGTGGAGGTAATACTGCAGTTGAAGAAGCTTTATACCTTACGCGTCATGTTAATAAGGTATATCTTGTACACCGTCGCGATGCTCTTAGAGCTGATAAAGTGCTGCAGAATAGATTATTCAATAATGAAAAGATTCAGTGTATCTGGAATAGAACAGTGAGTGAGATATTAGGCAATGAAGAGCCCAAATATGTCACCGGTGTTCGTTTGACATCTACTGTAAATGAAGATGATATGGATTTGAAAGTGGAAGGAGTATTTATTGCAATTGGGCATTCTCCAAATACTACACCTTTTAAAAATATAATGGATTTAGATGATGTGGGTTATATTAAGGTGAAATCTAATACTAATACGTATACTAACATACCTGGTATATTTGTTGCAGGAGATGTTCATGATAAATTCTATAAACAAGCAGTTACAGCTGCTGGATATGGATGTATGGCAGCATTGGATGCTATAAAATTTCTTGAAGAAAGGAGTAAATAA
- a CDS encoding peroxiredoxin, translating to MRFIGQEAPDFTSSAVMEDNSIIDSFNLKKHLNGSYGVLFFYPLDFTFVCPTEIMSFSAKVKDFQAINAKIVGISVDSHFSHFAWKNVPLLKGGIEGVDFPLVSDITKNIAREYGVLIDESVALRATVIIDPSFKIRVYHVNDLPIGRNIDEYIRLVKAIQHNEQYGEVCPANWNGGKAMNPTNDGVKEYMNSI from the coding sequence ATGCGTTTTATTGGACAAGAAGCCCCAGATTTTACATCATCTGCTGTTATGGAAGATAACAGCATCATCGATAGCTTCAATTTGAAAAAACATTTGAATGGTTCTTATGGAGTTCTTTTCTTCTATCCTTTGGATTTTACATTTGTATGTCCAACGGAAATAATGTCTTTTAGTGCTAAGGTAAAAGATTTTCAAGCAATTAATGCTAAAATTGTCGGTATTAGCGTTGATTCTCACTTTAGTCATTTTGCTTGGAAAAATGTTCCTTTATTAAAAGGTGGAATAGAAGGTGTTGATTTTCCTTTGGTATCTGATATAACAAAAAATATTGCAAGAGAATATGGTGTTTTAATAGATGAATCTGTTGCTCTAAGAGCTACTGTTATTATTGACCCAAGTTTCAAAATTCGTGTTTATCATGTTAATGATCTGCCTATTGGTAGGAATATTGATGAATACATTAGATTAGTAAAAGCTATTCAGCATAATGAACAATATGGTGAGGTTTGCCCTGCGAATTGGAATGGTGGAAAGGCAATGAATCCTACTAATGACGGTGTAAAAGAATATATGAATTCTATATAA
- the gmk gene encoding guanylate kinase translates to MPDRKGNIIVLSAPSGTGKTTISNIILKSDLRIKRSISVTTRKKRDREVNGIDYFFIDKNKFEQLIKQDQLLEYANIFSNYYGTDRKYVENLLNNGIDIFCCIDWQGFLQLKKSVKDFQLISIFLLPSAFSVLKNRLENRDSDHLDINKIRLHNAKEEIQHCYQYDYVVLNDNLHNAVKTVRSIIKINRYVMNGIVLKEHIDNLLNEDIEMLFQ, encoded by the coding sequence ATGCCAGATCGTAAAGGAAATATTATAGTCTTATCTGCTCCTTCAGGTACCGGAAAAACCACTATTTCTAATATAATACTGAAAAGTGATCTTAGAATTAAACGTTCCATATCTGTAACTACTAGAAAAAAAAGGGATAGAGAGGTGAATGGAATAGATTATTTTTTTATTGATAAAAATAAATTTGAACAATTGATAAAACAAGATCAATTATTAGAATATGCAAATATTTTCTCTAATTATTATGGTACAGATAGAAAATATGTAGAGAATCTCTTAAATAATGGAATTGATATTTTTTGTTGTATAGATTGGCAAGGTTTTTTGCAACTTAAAAAATCAGTAAAAGATTTTCAATTGATTTCTATTTTTCTTTTGCCTTCTGCTTTTTCAGTATTAAAAAATAGGCTTGAAAATAGAGATAGCGATCATTTAGATATTAATAAAATAAGATTACATAATGCAAAAGAAGAAATACAACATTGTTATCAATATGATTATGTTGTTTTGAATGATAATCTACATAATGCTGTTAAAACTGTTCGTTCCATAATAAAAATTAACCGTTACGTTATGAATGGAATAGTTTTAAAAGAGCATATAGATAATTTACTTAATGAAGATATTGAAATGCTATTTCAATAA
- the mutL gene encoding DNA mismatch repair endonuclease MutL, producing the protein MNRIKILKDETVRLISAGEVIYSPIEVIKELIDNSLDSEADNIIIKIENCGKNLIEIEDNGYGIVKEDLLLTTDKHTTSKILSEDLSDIRHFGFRGEALYSISSVSKFCIESNHIQNINSGWKLSIDPITKNKIITKSAILKGTKTSVRDLFYNFPVKAKFMDKDQKILLHIKDLINKFAAIHYRKRFLLIHDGKKVYDYMPGIWLKRLMSIRSLGKNFVDNALLLDNEYSGMKIHGYISLPTFNARTRSNIFCYVNGRIVKDDNLYMSIRIAYEDLIPKGRHPYIVINISVPFSELDVNIHPNKLQIQFMRKSEVMRFIIGNIRDLLHSNSNKISSDINEKAFNYFVPSSALDKKNAQVFGNFMSDLKDFNNKELNIKQPERIDKITKKKDSLNKKEFDSVLNFSNVINDHKSIDNTKDLSVQEDFGKPIGQIYSNYIITQNNEHVFLIDQHAIHERILYEEAKKKLKKLDFFQCKQELLIYQNIQLNDIKHIDCIINHSSYLKKIGFEWEIINNEPFLITLKTFPNIIDKVGAEEMFFLALNSFEIKEDFIYERLYADIACKCAIKSGYKMTNEEIISFLELINDSNNIAQCNHGRPTYVKIAKNKILDLFERK; encoded by the coding sequence ATGAATAGAATAAAGATTCTTAAAGATGAAACAGTACGTTTAATATCTGCTGGTGAAGTTATATATTCACCTATTGAAGTTATTAAAGAATTAATTGATAATTCCTTAGATTCTGAGGCAGATAATATCATTATTAAGATTGAAAATTGTGGTAAAAACCTTATTGAAATTGAAGATAATGGATATGGAATAGTAAAAGAAGATCTTCTTTTAACAACAGATAAACATACAACTTCAAAAATTTTATCCGAAGATTTAAGTGATATAAGGCATTTTGGTTTTAGAGGTGAAGCATTATATTCTATATCTTCTGTTAGTAAATTTTGCATTGAAAGTAATCATATACAGAATATAAATTCAGGTTGGAAATTATCAATAGACCCTATAACAAAAAACAAAATTATCACTAAATCAGCAATATTAAAGGGGACTAAGACGTCTGTTAGAGATCTTTTTTATAATTTTCCTGTAAAGGCAAAATTCATGGATAAAGACCAGAAGATTCTATTACATATTAAGGATTTAATCAATAAATTTGCTGCAATACATTATAGAAAAAGATTTCTTTTAATTCATGATGGTAAAAAAGTATATGATTATATGCCTGGTATATGGCTCAAAAGATTGATGTCCATACGAAGTTTAGGAAAAAATTTTGTTGATAATGCATTGCTTTTGGATAATGAATATTCTGGTATGAAAATACATGGATATATTTCTTTACCTACATTTAATGCTAGAACACGATCTAATATATTTTGTTATGTAAATGGCAGAATTGTAAAAGATGATAATTTATATATGTCTATTAGAATAGCATATGAAGACCTCATTCCTAAGGGGCGTCATCCTTATATTGTAATTAATATTTCTGTTCCTTTTAGTGAATTAGATGTAAATATACATCCTAATAAATTGCAAATTCAATTTATGCGAAAAAGCGAAGTTATGCGCTTTATTATAGGAAATATTCGAGATTTATTACACTCTAATAGTAATAAAATTTCAAGTGATATCAATGAAAAAGCTTTTAATTATTTTGTACCTTCTAGTGCACTAGATAAAAAAAATGCACAAGTATTTGGTAATTTTATGAGTGATTTAAAAGATTTTAATAACAAAGAGTTAAATATAAAACAGCCAGAAAGAATAGATAAAATAACAAAAAAAAAAGATTCTCTTAATAAGAAAGAGTTTGATAGTGTTTTGAATTTTAGTAATGTGATAAATGATCACAAAAGTATTGATAATACAAAAGATTTATCTGTACAAGAAGATTTTGGAAAACCAATTGGTCAAATTTATAGTAATTATATTATTACTCAAAATAATGAACATGTTTTTTTAATAGATCAGCATGCTATTCATGAGCGAATTTTATATGAAGAAGCTAAAAAAAAGCTTAAAAAATTAGATTTTTTTCAATGTAAACAAGAATTATTGATTTATCAAAATATACAATTAAATGATATTAAACATATAGATTGTATAATTAATCACAGCTCATATCTGAAAAAAATAGGATTTGAATGGGAAATTATAAACAATGAACCATTTTTAATTACTTTAAAAACATTTCCTAATATTATTGATAAAGTTGGTGCTGAAGAAATGTTTTTTCTTGCATTGAATTCTTTTGAAATAAAAGAAGATTTTATATATGAACGTTTATATGCTGATATAGCTTGTAAATGCGCTATTAAATCCGGTTATAAGATGACAAATGAAGAAATCATATCTTTTCTTGAATTGATAAATGATAGTAATAATATTGCACAATGTAATCATGGAAGACCTACCTACGTTAAAATTGCAAAGAATAAAATATTAGATTTATTTGAACGAAAATGA